One window of the Archangium primigenium genome contains the following:
- a CDS encoding group II truncated hemoglobin, producing the protein MSTESPQMKPVPLNVPGPDDDTWTPSAEDMPFHRLGGEAGVQALAHAFYDAMDEHEPTLARLHELDAQGRVNAGTRERFGLFLMGWLGGPQHYMQRHGHPRLRMRHGHLPVNVDHRDAWVRSMRRAMDARGVKGNVRRFLDQRFAEVADFLRNTEG; encoded by the coding sequence ATGTCCACCGAGTCCCCCCAGATGAAGCCCGTGCCGCTCAACGTCCCCGGCCCCGACGACGACACCTGGACGCCCAGCGCCGAGGACATGCCCTTCCACCGGCTCGGCGGCGAAGCGGGCGTGCAGGCGCTGGCCCATGCCTTCTACGACGCCATGGATGAGCACGAGCCGACGCTCGCCCGGCTGCACGAACTGGATGCCCAGGGCCGGGTGAACGCCGGCACGCGCGAGCGCTTCGGCCTGTTCCTCATGGGCTGGCTGGGCGGCCCGCAGCACTACATGCAGCGCCACGGGCACCCGCGCCTGCGCATGCGCCACGGCCACCTGCCGGTGAACGTGGACCACCGCGATGCGTGGGTGCGCAGCATGCGGCGGGCGATGGACGCCCGCGGCGTGAAGGGCAACGTGCGGCGCTTCCTCGACCAGCGCTTCG
- a CDS encoding 5'-3' exonuclease — MRLHLVDGTYELYRAHFSPRPGTHAPDGRDVKATVGLASSLLALLHDADEAVTHLAVAFDNPIRSFRNDLFPDYKSDEGVPPELHAQFDSAEEAVRALGVTVWSMKELEADDALASAAARWAGKVEQVRLLTPDKDLGQCVRGRQVVQVDRKQQKELDEDGVRARLGVAPASVPDLLALVGDAADGIPGLPGFGEKGATALLGAYGHLEAIPDDAAAWAVRPRGADKLAATLRAQREDALLYRRLATVVTDAPLKESLEDLAWTGVPRARYLAWCESLGLTTLRSRPKRWRED; from the coding sequence ATGCGCCTGCACCTCGTCGACGGCACGTATGAGCTCTACCGCGCCCACTTCTCGCCCCGGCCCGGCACGCACGCCCCGGACGGGCGCGACGTGAAGGCCACGGTGGGGCTCGCCTCCAGCCTGCTCGCGCTCTTGCACGACGCCGACGAGGCCGTCACCCACCTGGCCGTGGCCTTCGACAACCCCATCCGCTCGTTCCGCAACGATTTGTTCCCCGACTACAAGTCCGACGAGGGCGTGCCCCCGGAGCTGCACGCCCAGTTCGACAGCGCCGAGGAGGCGGTGCGCGCGCTGGGCGTCACCGTGTGGTCCATGAAGGAACTGGAGGCGGACGACGCCCTGGCCTCGGCCGCGGCGCGCTGGGCGGGGAAGGTGGAGCAGGTGCGGCTGCTCACCCCGGACAAGGACTTGGGCCAGTGCGTGCGCGGCCGTCAGGTGGTGCAGGTGGACCGCAAGCAGCAGAAGGAATTGGACGAGGACGGGGTGCGCGCGCGCCTGGGCGTGGCGCCGGCGAGCGTGCCGGACCTGCTGGCGCTCGTGGGGGACGCGGCGGACGGCATCCCCGGGCTGCCCGGCTTCGGCGAGAAGGGGGCCACGGCGCTCCTCGGGGCCTATGGCCACCTGGAGGCCATTCCCGACGACGCGGCGGCCTGGGCGGTGCGGCCCCGGGGGGCGGACAAGCTCGCGGCCACCCTGCGCGCCCAGCGCGAGGACGCGCTGCTCTACAGGCGGCTGGCCACCGTGGTGACCGACGCGCCCTTGAAGGAGTCCCTGGAGGACCTGGCCTGGACGGGGGTGCCCCGCGCGCGCTACCTCGCCTGGTGTGAGTCCCTGGGCCTCACCACGCTGCGCTCGCGCCCCAAGCGCTGGCGCGAGGACTGA